A single Impatiens glandulifera unplaced genomic scaffold, dImpGla2.1, whole genome shotgun sequence DNA region contains:
- the LOC124917928 gene encoding BURP domain-containing protein BNM2A-like yields the protein MVVHQDHHHHQGHHMMMDDPSVIVFFTFDDLKVGNTIPIHFPKRDPSSSPHFLPRKEAESLPFSSQELPSLLRFFSFSPQSPQAIAMEETLKDCERNPAIGETKLCATSLESMLDFARGVLGFNHVSNIQSVSTIHLTKSDIHFQNFTILDFSEYNAASKIVPCHSMPYPFAVFYCHYQENENKVFKVFLKGENGDRVEAVAVCHLDTSNWSQTHVAFQVLGTKPGSSSVCHFFPADHLVWIPSTPALN from the coding sequence ATGGTAGTTCATCAAGATCACCACCATCATCAAGGCCATCACATGATGATGGATGATCCATCGGTGATTGTGTTTTTCACTTTTGATGATCTTAAGGTTGGGAACACAATTCCAATCCACTTTCCTAAAAGGGACCCTTCTTCCTCTCCTCATTTCTTACCAAGAAAGGAGGCTGAATCTCTCCCTTTCTCATCTCAAGAGCTTCCTTCCCTTCTTagattcttctctttctctccaCAATCCCCACAAGCCATAGCCATGGAAGAAACCCTTAAAGATTGTGAGAGAAATCCAGCCATAGGCGAGACCAAGTTATGTGCTACTTCTTTAGAATCCATGCTCGACTTTGCACGTGGCGTCCTTGGATTCAATCATGTCTCGAACATCCAATCCGTATCCACCATTCATCTGACGAAATCAGACATTCATTTCCAAAACTTCACGATCTTGGATTTCTCTGAATACAACGCAGCTTCAAAAATCGTGCCTTGTCATTCCATGCCTTATCCTTTTGCGGTGTTCTATTGCCATTATCAAGAGAACGAAAACAAAGTGTTTAAGGTATTTTTAAAGGGTGAGAATGGAGATAGAGTGGAAGCTGTTGCGGTTTGCCACTTGGATACTTCCAATTGGAGCCAAACCCATGTGGCATTTCAGGTGTTAGGAACGAAGCCTGGTTCTTCATCGGTGTGTCATTTCTTCCCTGCTGATCATCTTGTTTGGATTCCATCTACACCAGCTTTGAATTGA
- the LOC124917929 gene encoding organ-specific protein S2-like, whose translation MVSSSASFLLSFLSMLLVLLARSSNGARREAGADQYWINVMKDNTMPQTLEDLLPLGTISVPPLVPEGKRATDDCHTVKISGLTDEFEPRPNLSSYPDYKKDEAPEKKSFSEDFEPRPSISAYPGEKKDETRGKKSFSKDFEPRPNLSSYPDDKKDEVQKNKFFSDNFEPRPNLSVYPGDKKDEAQNKKSFSDNLESRPNISAYPGDKKNEAQKKESLFKNFD comes from the exons atggtTTCATCTTCAGCCAGCTTCCTCCTGTCTTTCTTGTCAATGCTTCTGGTTCTT CTTGCTCGAAGCAGTAATGGAGCAAGAAGAGAGGCTGGGGCAGACCAATATTGGATAAATGTAATGAAAGACAACACTATGCCCCAAACCCTAGAAGACCTTCTTCCCCTGGGCACCATATCGGTGCCACCTCTAGTTCCCGAAGGAAAAAGAGCAACCGACGATTGTCACACGGTAAAAATATCAGGCCTCACAGATGAGTTTGAACCGAGACCTAATCTATCTTCCTATCCCGATTACAAAAAAGATGAAGCACCAGAAAAGAAATCGTTTTCAGAAGACTTTGAGCCCAGACCCAGTATATCCGCCTATCCTGgtgaaaaaaaagatgaaacacGAGGAAAGAAGTCGTTCTCTAAGGACTTTGAGCCGAGACCAAATTTATCTAGCTATCCCGATGACAAAAAAGATGAAGTACAAAAGAACAAGTTTTTTTCTGATAACTTTGAACCAAGGCCTAATCTATCGGTGTATCCCGGTGACAAAAAAGATGAagcacaaaataaaaaatcctttTCTGATAACTTGGAGTCGAGGCCTAATATATCTGCGTATCCTGGTGACAAAAAAAATGAAGCACAAAAGAAAGAGTCGCTTTTTAAGAACTTTGATTGA
- the LOC124917919 gene encoding organ-specific protein S2-like: protein MKAGGEEYRRERLTKFTNVFEPRPDVTSYPAADKNDQRLFLKDFEPRPDVTSYPAADKNDQRLFLKDFEPRPDVTSYPAADKSGRLFVKDFEPRPDVTSYPAADESGRLFVKDFEPRPDVTSYPAADKSGRLFLKDFEPRPDVTSYPSVDKSDRLFLKDFEPRSVTSYPAADKSDRLFLKDFEPRPDVTSYSAADKSHRLFVKNFEPRPDVTSYPAVDKSGRVFLNDFDPRPDVTAYPSA from the coding sequence ATGAAGGCTGGAGGAGAAGAATACAGGAGGGAAAGACTAACCAAGTTCACTAATGTGTTTGAGCCGAGGCCAGACGTCACCTCTTATCCGGCTGCTGATAAGAATGACCAGCGGCTCTTTCTAAAGGACTTTGAGCCGAGGCCGGACGTGACCTCTTATCCGGCTGCAGATAAGAATGACCAACGGCTCTTTCTAAAGGACTTTGAGCCGAGGCCGGACGTGACCTCTTATCCGGCTGCTGATAAGAGTGGTCGACTCTTTGTAAAGGACTTTGAGCCAAGGCCAGACGTTACCTCTTACCCGGCTGCTGATGAGAGTGGTCGACTCTTTGTAAAGGACTTTGAGCCGAGGCCAGACGTCACCTCTTACCCGGCTGCTGATAAGAGTGGAAGGCTCTTTCTAAAGGATTTTGAGCCAAGACCGGACGTCACCTCTTATCCGTCTGTTGATAAAAGTGACCGACTCTTTCTAAAGGACTTTGAGCCGAGATCAGTCACTTCTTATCCGGCTGCTGATAAGAGTGACCGACTCTTTCTAAAGGACTTTGAGCCGAGGCCGGACGTGACCTCTTATTCAGCTGCTGATAAGAGTCACCGGCTCTTTGTAAAGAACTTTGAGCCAAGGCCGGACGTGACCTCTTATCCGGCTGTTGATAAGAGTGGCCGGGTCTTTCTAAATGACTTTGATCCGAGGCCGGATGTGACCGCTTATCCCTCTGCATAG
- the LOC124917926 gene encoding BURP domain protein USPL1-like — protein MINNFHSSSHIMKKKRNMGCRHGSWNVFLNLIIFMFLHGSCQSIKLSAGGEDDHNNQMVSDAHIEMVVHHDHHHHQGHHMMMDDPSVIVFFTFDDLKVGNTIPIHFPKRDPSSSPHFLPRKEAESLPFSSQELPSLLRFFSFSPQSPQAIAMEETLKDCERNPAIGETKLCATSLESMLDFARGVLGFNHVSNIQSVSTIHLTKSDILFQNFTIMDFSEYNAASKIVPCHSMPYPFAVFYCHYQVGENRVFKVFLKGENGDSVEAVAVCHLDTSNWSQTQVAFQVLGTEPGSSSVCHFFPADHLVWIPSTPALN, from the exons ATGATCAATAATTTTCATTCTTCTAGCCATAtcatgaaaaagaaaagaaatatggGTTGTAGACATGGTTCTTGGAATGTTTTCCTCAATCTTATTATTTTCATG TTTCTTCATGGAAGTTGTCAATCCATCAAATTATCTGCCGGGGGAGAGGATGATCATAATAATCAAATGGTTTCAGACGCTCATATTGAAATGGTAGTTCATCACGATCACCACCATCATCAAGGCCATCACATGATGATGGATGATCCATCGGTGATTGTGTTTTTCACTTTTGATGATCTTAAGGTTGGGAACACAATTCCAATCCACTTTCCTAAAAGGGACCCTTCTTCCTCTCCTCATTTCTTACCAAGAAAGGAGGCTGAATCTCTCCCTTTCTCATCTCAAGAGCTTCCTTCCCTTCTTagattcttctctttctctccaCAATCCCCACAAGCCATAGCCATGGAAGAAACCCTTAAAGATTGTGAGAGAAATCCAGCCATAGGCGAGACCAAGTTATGTGCTACTTCTTTAGAATCCATGCTCGACTTTGCACGTGGCGTCCTTGGATTCAATCATGTCTCGAACATCCAATCCGTATCCACCATTCATCTGACGAAATCAGACATTCTTTTCCAAAACTTCACGATCATGGATTTCTCTGAATACAACGCGGCTTCAAAAATCGTGCCTTGTCATTCCATGCCATACCCTTTTGCGGTGTTCTATTGCCATTATCAAGTGGGAGAAAACAGAGTGTTTAAGGTATTTTTAAAGGGTGAGAATGGAGATAGTGTGGAGGCTGTTGCGGTTTGCCACTTGGATACTTCCAATTGGAGCCAAACCCAAGTGGCATTTCAGGTGTTAGGAACGGAGCCTGGTTCTTCATCGGTGTGTCATTTCTTCCCTGCTGATCATCTTGTTTGGATTCCATCTACACCAGCTTTGAATTGA